A single Anopheles arabiensis isolate DONGOLA chromosome X, AaraD3, whole genome shotgun sequence DNA region contains:
- the LOC120905666 gene encoding uncharacterized protein LOC120905666 produces the protein MNCVACNHPDEAEDMVSCDKCGEWQHYGCAGVDDEIKHNPWMCEKCNSGVKTTVDSMEVTNHAEQVGGNVKGEFKSRSATRSAKERSYDDDKRSLKEEQSVSNSAVASSTGATKKRYKDEKLLSTSGVEERPTVIDGRSIERNAAVRRRDEDTLSKNSGVAERREEIGGRSIVRETGERMRGDDTRSMRSDGTERLEVIDGRSIVRSAAVRRRDVDTLTKNSGVTEWREEIGGRSIVCGTVN, from the exons ATGAACTGCGTTGCTTGCAATCACCCTGACGAAGCGGAGGATATGGTGTCATGTGACAAGTGTGGAGAGTGGCAACATTATGGGTGTGCAGGAGTCGACGATGAAATTAAGCACAACCCGTGGATGTGTGAAAAGTGCAATTCTGGAGTGAAGACCACAGTTGATTCGATGGAAGTTACGAATCACGCAGAGCAGGTCGGCGGAAACGTTAAAGGAGAGTTTAAGAGTAGGAGCGCCACGCGGTCGGCAAAGGAACGATCGTACGACGATGATAAGCGCTCTCTGAAAGAGGAGCAAAGCGTTTCTAACTCCGCTGTGGCGAGTAGTACTGGTGCGACAAAGAAGCGGTACAAGGACGAGAAGCTATTATCGACAAGTGGTGTAGAAGAGCGGCCAACGGTAATCGACGGGCGGTCGATCGAGCGTAATGCAGCGGTTCGACGGCGTGATGAGGATACGTTGTCGAAGAATAGCGGCGTAGCGGAGCGGCGAGAGGAAATCGGCGGACGGTCGATAGTTCGTGAAACAGGTGAGCGGATGCGTGGTGACGACACGCGGTCGATGCGTAGTGATGGAACGGAGCGGCTGGAGGTAATCGACGGGCGGTCGATCGTGCGTAGTGCAGCGGTTCGACGGCGTGATGTCGATACGCTAACGAAGAATAGCGGCGTAACGGAGTGGCGAGAGGAAATCGGCGGACGGTCGATAGTTTGTGGAACGG TGAACTGA